In one Pseudomonadota bacterium genomic region, the following are encoded:
- a CDS encoding ATP-binding cassette domain-containing protein, with protein MQALAACSVAHHACRSVDVVSGGELARVRLAQALAMKPQLLILDEPDAALDQQARLELHALLRSLPATVVFVSHDLASAQQHADRVWELRDGRLHARV; from the coding sequence ATGCAGGCGCTGGCCGCATGCTCAGTCGCGCACCACGCCTGCCGCAGTGTTGATGTGGTCTCCGGCGGGGAGTTGGCGCGGGTACGCCTGGCCCAGGCCCTGGCCATGAAACCGCAGCTGCTGATCCTGGACGAGCCCGATGCCGCGCTGGACCAGCAGGCACGGCTGGAGCTGCACGCGCTGCTGCGCTCTCTTCCTGCGACCGTGGTGTTCGTCTCGCACGACCTTGCCTCGGCGCAGCAGCATGCCGACCGCGTGTGGGAGCTGCGTGACGGGCGGCT
- a CDS encoding ATP-binding cassette domain-containing protein: MAELLGAGDCVRLVAAELRAGSAVVLKDVDVSFEAGQVHAVVGSNGSGKTTLLRALAGDEVAGVAGLWWFGANARALSAREQARVRASVFGDPIPALSSSPSASTPRRDRMRCGNWPCRRWPHAQSRTTPAAVLMWSPAGSWRGYAWPRPWP; encoded by the coding sequence GTGGCTGAGCTTCTCGGCGCGGGCGACTGCGTCCGGCTTGTGGCGGCCGAGCTGCGCGCCGGGTCAGCGGTCGTGCTGAAGGACGTGGATGTGTCCTTCGAAGCCGGGCAGGTCCACGCGGTGGTGGGCAGCAACGGAAGCGGCAAGACCACGCTGCTGCGCGCGCTCGCCGGTGACGAGGTCGCCGGGGTTGCCGGTCTGTGGTGGTTCGGCGCCAACGCGCGTGCCCTCAGCGCGCGGGAGCAGGCGCGTGTCCGGGCGTCTGTCTTCGGCGACCCCATCCCCGCATTGAGTTCGTCTCCTTCGGCGTCCACACCACGTCGAGACCGGATGAGGTGCGGGAACTGGCCATGCAGGCGCTGGCCGCATGCTCAGTCGCGCACCACGCCTGCCGCAGTGTTGATGTGGTCTCCGGCGGGGAGTTGGCGCGGGTACGCCTGGCCCAGGCCCTGGCCATGA